From one Treponema denticola genomic stretch:
- a CDS encoding DNA translocase FtsK produces MIEESKFRIISIILGILIFMISIYIALAVLLPIFGFKGYIFPFETIGTVLFSTYKFSSLLIPIILLYSSILLMIPGWSLHSKFLLSFMPVYFLTCVMGEHLVYFLLPKIANNTVQEFTKIAVTLATGLLLLMEVFLTLILSEKIHQKASVQPEEKDEIEDIIGDSYSSSETSVVFGEGNKIDKTEFQLKSNTKTGPDADRQTFSDVNKQNLPETGLTRNQFIKSQLNTETEEPKEEEPPLKNIDADISVDIGENAPPEESKKSIIESLVVIEDMNIEQDLEELNAIDDGRDEVFLSSSEEECDENLTEYAESEQPEIAEYGNLEPNEITEDEDLENDYDSENTDVDDIDTDDEDQDEGETPLSEELSDDIEISAAQPLKPKKDSKDKKKGYHIPYDLLTKYPGNEYWIVDDSTRKAAVALKNTFEEFNIAIEITGIRKGPVVTMFEVLPPPGIKLGKITALQDNIALRLAAQSVRIVAPIPGKQAVGIEVPNESRAIVGFRELIETQIPETEKMGIPIVLGKDVTGEPQTLDLCQTPHLLIAGATGSGKSVCVNSIILSILYNKSPEEVKLLLVDPKIVELKLYNGIGHLLTPVITEPKRALQGLQYCICEMERRYAMLDSMSVRDIKSYNKKIKREKIAAEPLPYIVIIIDEFADLMSTTGKELEATVSRLCAMSRAVGIHLVLATQRPSTNVITGLIKANIPSRIAFMVASRVDSQIILDNIGAEKLLGKGDMLYVSTTKPFPARIQGTFVSDDEVEQVVECVKTFGEPDYIDDEIFVDDEEYSQGTLFGDESDPLYDEALEIVLAEGKASASYIQRRLKIGYNRAARIVEEMEERGVVGPANGSKPREVITHS; encoded by the coding sequence TTGATAGAAGAATCAAAATTTAGAATCATATCAATTATTTTAGGCATTCTAATTTTTATGATCTCAATCTACATAGCCTTGGCGGTTCTCTTACCTATTTTCGGTTTTAAAGGTTATATATTCCCCTTTGAAACAATAGGTACGGTTCTTTTTTCCACATATAAATTTTCTTCTTTACTGATACCTATTATTCTTCTTTATTCTTCAATTTTATTGATGATTCCCGGCTGGTCTCTTCATTCAAAATTTTTGTTGTCATTTATGCCGGTGTATTTTTTAACCTGTGTTATGGGAGAGCACCTAGTTTATTTTTTACTTCCAAAAATTGCAAATAACACGGTTCAAGAATTTACAAAAATTGCCGTAACTCTTGCAACAGGCCTTTTACTCTTGATGGAGGTATTTCTTACCCTTATATTAAGTGAAAAAATCCATCAAAAAGCCTCTGTTCAGCCCGAAGAAAAAGACGAAATAGAGGATATCATAGGCGACAGCTATTCTTCTTCGGAAACGTCCGTGGTTTTCGGAGAAGGAAATAAAATAGACAAAACAGAATTTCAGTTAAAATCAAATACAAAGACAGGTCCCGATGCCGACAGGCAAACTTTTTCGGATGTCAACAAACAAAATTTGCCGGAGACCGGCCTTACACGAAATCAGTTTATAAAATCCCAGCTGAACACAGAAACTGAAGAACCAAAAGAAGAAGAGCCGCCTCTTAAAAACATAGATGCAGATATATCGGTAGACATAGGAGAAAATGCACCTCCTGAAGAATCCAAAAAAAGCATTATCGAATCTCTTGTCGTAATAGAAGATATGAACATTGAGCAGGACTTAGAAGAGCTTAACGCTATAGATGACGGTAGAGATGAAGTATTTTTATCATCTTCAGAAGAAGAATGCGATGAAAATCTTACTGAATACGCTGAGTCTGAACAGCCTGAAATTGCCGAATATGGTAACCTTGAGCCGAACGAAATTACCGAAGACGAAGACCTTGAAAATGATTATGATTCTGAAAATACCGATGTTGACGATATCGATACTGATGATGAGGATCAAGATGAAGGGGAAACTCCTCTTTCAGAAGAATTGAGCGACGATATAGAAATCAGTGCGGCCCAGCCCTTAAAACCGAAAAAGGACTCCAAGGATAAAAAAAAGGGCTACCACATTCCTTATGACCTATTAACAAAATATCCCGGAAACGAATACTGGATAGTTGACGATTCAACCCGAAAAGCCGCAGTAGCATTAAAAAACACCTTTGAAGAATTTAATATAGCAATTGAAATTACAGGTATAAGGAAGGGGCCTGTAGTTACCATGTTTGAAGTCTTGCCTCCTCCGGGAATAAAACTGGGTAAAATCACAGCTCTTCAAGATAATATTGCCCTCCGCCTCGCTGCTCAAAGCGTCCGAATTGTCGCCCCCATTCCGGGAAAACAAGCTGTCGGTATTGAAGTTCCTAACGAATCAAGGGCAATAGTCGGTTTTAGAGAGCTAATCGAAACTCAAATTCCCGAAACCGAAAAAATGGGCATACCTATCGTTCTTGGAAAAGATGTAACGGGAGAGCCTCAAACCTTAGACCTTTGTCAGACTCCCCACCTTTTGATTGCCGGAGCTACCGGTTCAGGTAAATCCGTTTGTGTAAACTCCATTATTCTTTCTATTCTTTATAATAAGAGCCCCGAAGAGGTAAAACTCCTCTTGGTTGACCCAAAAATAGTAGAGCTTAAACTTTATAACGGCATCGGCCATTTATTGACTCCGGTTATTACAGAACCCAAAAGGGCTCTTCAAGGTTTGCAGTACTGTATCTGCGAAATGGAAAGGCGCTATGCGATGCTTGACTCCATGAGCGTTCGCGATATTAAAAGCTACAATAAAAAGATAAAACGAGAAAAGATTGCAGCCGAACCGCTGCCCTACATCGTAATAATAATTGACGAATTCGCCGACCTTATGTCTACTACAGGAAAGGAACTTGAAGCTACCGTTTCGAGGCTTTGTGCTATGAGCCGTGCCGTAGGTATTCACTTGGTACTTGCAACCCAGAGGCCATCTACCAATGTAATTACAGGCTTAATTAAAGCAAACATCCCCAGTAGAATTGCCTTTATGGTCGCCTCCCGTGTAGACAGCCAAATTATTCTCGATAACATCGGAGCCGAAAAGCTTTTAGGAAAGGGTGACATGCTCTACGTAAGTACAACTAAACCATTCCCCGCCCGAATCCAAGGCACCTTTGTTTCAGATGATGAGGTAGAGCAAGTCGTAGAATGTGTAAAAACTTTCGGAGAACCCGATTATATAGATGACGAAATATTTGTAGACGATGAAGAATATTCGCAAGGAACCCTCTTCGGAGATGAAAGCGATCCGCTCTATGATGAAGCCTTAGAGATCGTTTTGGCAGAAGGAAAGGCCTCAGCCTCTTACATTCAAAGACGGCTTAAAATAGGCTATAACCGCGCCGCTCGAATAGTAGAAGAAATGGAAGAACGCGGAGTAGTCGGACCTGCAAACGGCTCAAAACCGAGAGAAGTAATTACACATTCTTAA